Proteins encoded together in one Synechococcus sp. BL107 window:
- a CDS encoding TrkA family potassium uptake protein — MKEWWQWSPLQGSERLGFAIIGVGRFGIAVCRELLQNGADVLAVDRSARAIEELRQVEPSVEARVVDCTDEESLREAGVLDMGTVVVAISEPIEASITATLIVKDSEGSQVKQVIARATSDLHEKMLKRVGADRVIFPSRMQGERLGLELVRPNLMERLALDEQHCIEEIKVPELFVGRSLRDLNLRKNFRVNVLAAGPQSSLTVNPPASHVLELGHLLVVMGLIDDLQRLPKM, encoded by the coding sequence ATGAAGGAGTGGTGGCAATGGAGCCCGTTACAAGGCAGTGAGCGCCTTGGCTTCGCGATCATTGGTGTGGGACGGTTTGGCATCGCGGTCTGCCGAGAATTGCTGCAAAACGGTGCGGACGTCCTGGCCGTGGATCGCTCCGCTCGGGCCATTGAGGAACTGCGACAGGTGGAGCCCAGCGTGGAAGCCCGGGTGGTCGATTGCACCGACGAAGAATCCCTACGGGAAGCCGGAGTGCTGGATATGGGCACCGTTGTCGTGGCCATCAGCGAACCGATTGAAGCCAGCATCACCGCAACGTTGATCGTCAAAGACAGTGAAGGGAGTCAGGTCAAGCAAGTGATCGCTAGGGCCACCAGTGATCTGCACGAAAAAATGTTGAAACGGGTTGGAGCCGATCGGGTGATCTTCCCCTCAAGAATGCAAGGTGAGCGCCTGGGACTCGAGCTTGTCCGCCCCAACCTGATGGAGCGACTCGCCCTAGACGAGCAACACTGCATCGAAGAAATCAAAGTTCCGGAACTCTTCGTGGGGCGCTCCCTACGGGACCTCAACCTCCGGAAAAACTTCCGGGTCAACGTTTTGGCCGCTGGTCCCCAGAGCAGCCTGACGGTGAACCCACCGGCATCCCATGTGCTCGAACTCGGGCATTTGCTCGTGGTGATGGGCCTGATCGACGACCTTCAGCGCCTGCCAAAGATGTAA
- a CDS encoding TrkH family potassium uptake protein — MPIRKAIERSQGWRLRLTVPQFTVVTGLLVVFLGTLLLATPLCSNSRVGLWEALFTATSAITVTGLSIIDISVDLTAFGQVVLALMILTGGLGLMAITTFLQGFVMHGTALRRRLDRGQTLDEFGVGGVGSTFRAIILTALVVILLGALVLYNYGFDDIPNRGERLWAAVFHSISAYNNAGFGLWSDSLERYHANPVVNGVVMVLIITGGLGWRVTSDLATQALRRGRGRRRLSLHSRLVLRTSFLLIGFGALGLAMTEWLNKGGVFIEMTWSERWLTALFESVTARTAGFTTIPLSLENITESGLLLLMTLMFIGASPGGTGGGIKTTTVAALMAATRSTLRGRDAVVIRNREIADKVVLRAVGITVASLLFVLGMALLISIGSNLNGEDPFTFLEMLFTCISAFATVGLDLGVTAELSRFGQGVLLVGMFVGRLGILLLLSAIWEAATREQIHIQRQNRVGYPREDLYV, encoded by the coding sequence TTGCCCATCCGAAAGGCCATTGAGCGAAGCCAGGGCTGGCGCCTGCGCCTCACCGTGCCGCAGTTCACTGTGGTGACGGGTTTGCTGGTGGTGTTTCTCGGAACATTGCTGCTCGCCACGCCGCTGTGTTCCAACAGCCGCGTGGGGCTTTGGGAGGCATTATTCACGGCGACATCAGCCATCACCGTCACCGGACTCTCCATCATCGATATCAGCGTCGACCTCACCGCCTTTGGCCAGGTGGTTTTGGCGCTAATGATCCTGACGGGGGGACTTGGATTGATGGCGATCACCACCTTCCTTCAAGGGTTTGTGATGCATGGCACTGCCCTACGCCGCCGCTTGGACCGAGGCCAAACCCTGGACGAATTTGGCGTAGGAGGAGTGGGGAGCACCTTTCGCGCCATCATCCTCACCGCCCTTGTGGTGATTTTGTTGGGCGCGTTGGTGCTCTACAACTACGGATTCGACGACATTCCCAATCGTGGGGAGAGGTTGTGGGCCGCGGTGTTCCACAGCATCTCTGCATACAACAATGCTGGATTTGGACTCTGGTCAGACAGCCTGGAGCGTTACCACGCCAATCCAGTTGTGAATGGCGTGGTCATGGTGCTCATCATCACGGGAGGACTGGGTTGGAGAGTCACCAGTGACCTCGCCACCCAGGCGTTGCGCCGTGGCCGCGGCCGCCGACGTCTGAGCCTGCATTCCCGACTGGTGTTGCGCACCTCCTTTCTTCTCATTGGGTTTGGGGCCTTAGGCCTCGCCATGACCGAGTGGCTGAACAAGGGCGGGGTGTTTATTGAAATGACATGGTCGGAACGCTGGTTGACGGCCCTCTTTGAATCCGTCACAGCCCGCACGGCTGGCTTCACCACCATTCCGCTGTCTTTGGAGAACATCACCGAATCCGGTTTGTTGCTGCTGATGACCTTGATGTTCATTGGCGCCAGTCCTGGCGGCACGGGCGGTGGCATCAAAACCACAACGGTGGCAGCGCTCATGGCCGCCACCCGCTCCACCCTGCGGGGACGAGACGCTGTGGTGATTCGCAACCGCGAGATCGCAGACAAGGTGGTGCTGCGCGCGGTTGGCATCACCGTTGCGTCGCTGCTGTTCGTGCTGGGGATGGCACTGCTCATCAGTATCGGCAGCAACCTCAATGGCGAAGACCCCTTCACATTTTTGGAGATGCTGTTCACCTGCATCTCGGCGTTCGCAACGGTGGGGCTCGATTTAGGGGTTACTGCAGAACTCAGTCGATTTGGCCAAGGCGTGCTCCTAGTCGGCATGTTTGTGGGACGTCTCGGCATCCTTTTGCTGCTCAGCGCAATCTGGGAAGCCGCAACGCGAGAGCAAATTCACATCCAACGCCAGAATCGGGTTGGATATCCCCGCGAAGACCTGTATGTCTGA
- a CDS encoding anhydro-N-acetylmuramic acid kinase produces the protein MRCLGLMSGTSADGVDAVLADFRGSPNHPQWDLIRHVHRPYPEDLRRRVISAGQGEPGRANQWLDLTEAITEAQATAARSCDPHGEAVVVGCHGQTVWHRPPTSQQRGASWQLLQAPLLAQLLDRPVVHDFRAADLALGGQGAPLVPKADAALLGGTKGWRALLNLGGIANLTLIPPCCGPERDASVQGWDCGPANSLIDLAVQQFSNGTLLFDRGGAMAQAGYSDETKICRWLQEPYFQSPPPKSTGRELFGRANLQQRLNDLGRDCSSQDAVATLTSFSAAVVAQDLEQLMQRDWIRPLELIVAGGGRHNPVLMDQLQQRCRGLQLISSQALGLPVEAREALVFALLAWWHQRKHPANAPSITGASRESVLGVLVHPG, from the coding sequence ATGCGCTGTCTCGGCCTAATGAGCGGCACCAGTGCCGATGGGGTGGATGCCGTTCTGGCCGACTTTCGAGGGTCGCCAAACCACCCGCAATGGGATCTGATTCGGCATGTGCATCGTCCATACCCCGAGGATCTACGCCGCAGGGTTATCAGCGCTGGGCAAGGGGAACCGGGCCGTGCGAATCAATGGCTTGATCTAACTGAAGCAATTACAGAGGCCCAAGCCACGGCCGCACGATCCTGCGACCCCCACGGAGAGGCAGTGGTGGTGGGATGCCATGGCCAAACCGTTTGGCATCGCCCCCCCACATCCCAGCAGCGGGGTGCCAGTTGGCAACTTCTCCAGGCTCCCCTCCTCGCTCAACTGTTAGATCGTCCTGTGGTGCACGACTTTCGTGCAGCAGATCTCGCCCTCGGCGGTCAAGGCGCACCTCTAGTCCCGAAGGCCGATGCAGCACTCTTGGGCGGAACAAAGGGCTGGCGCGCCCTACTGAATCTGGGCGGCATTGCCAATCTCACGTTGATCCCCCCCTGCTGTGGCCCCGAACGTGATGCATCCGTGCAGGGATGGGATTGCGGGCCCGCCAACAGCTTGATCGACCTCGCCGTTCAACAATTCAGCAACGGAACACTGCTTTTCGATCGTGGCGGGGCCATGGCACAAGCCGGCTACAGCGATGAAACGAAGATTTGTCGTTGGCTACAAGAGCCGTACTTTCAATCCCCACCACCAAAATCAACGGGTCGCGAGTTATTCGGACGCGCCAACCTGCAACAACGTCTCAACGACTTGGGCCGGGATTGTTCCAGCCAAGATGCCGTGGCCACATTGACCAGCTTCAGCGCCGCAGTGGTGGCCCAAGACCTCGAGCAACTGATGCAGCGTGATTGGATTCGCCCCCTGGAGTTGATCGTGGCTGGAGGGGGCCGCCACAACCCTGTGCTGATGGATCAACTGCAACAACGCTGCCGCGGCCTCCAATTGATCAGCAGCCAAGCGTTGGGTTTGCCAGTGGAAGCACGGGAGGCTCTGGTGTTTGCTCTGCTGGCCTGGTGGCATCAGCGCAAGCATCCCGCCAACGCACCATCCATCACCGGAGCCAGTCGAGAGAGTGTTCTCGGCGTATTGGTGCACCCTGGCTAA